ATGAAACCAGCCTTGGAGGAGCCGCGAGACCCACCGTACCAGGCTCCCCGAAACAGTAGCTCAAATCAGAAGCCATGGCCGTAATATTGGAAGCAAGAAGATGAATGTTCAGCTGCGTGTGCTCCATGCAAAATGAGCACCGAGCCCTCCAAATCCACCACAAAGTTGCTGCTGCAATAGGGTTGGAGTCCACTAGCATGTCTCGAAGCCAAGCGCTGCAATCTGGAGTGCCAAACGAAGGTCCTGTCGTTGTAAAGCCCATGCGCCACCAGACCCGCAAAGCTTGGTCACAATCACGAAGGCAATGGAGGACCGTTTCTTCACCGGCATTGCACAAGGTGCACCTATCAGACGCAGCCATACCCCTCTGAAATCGGCAGGCATTTGTTGGAAGGGCATTCTGCACCGCTAGCCAGACAAGCAAAGAGCACTTCAAAGGTGTTTTTAAACGCCAAATCCAGGTCCAATTCAGAGAGTTGTCACCAGGAGCTGCAAGCATACGTTGGCTAATAATCCAATTATAGCCAGAAGCCGTGGAATACTCTCCTGTGATGTGCCCAGACCAACAAACACTATCTGCAACTCCAGGATTGATTCTACCAGCAACCTCATTAATAATAGCAACCAAGTTATCAGGTAATATCGTCCATAACCGTTCCAACCACCAGTGCTCACCATCCCAAATATCCTTTAATTGCAGCTCTACATCATAAAAATGTACAAAGTCCACAAGCTGACACAGCGGCTGAGGAGTGCACCAGGGTGTATGCCAGAAAGATGACAAGCCATTACCAATCTTAAATTCAAAGCCAGGACGCAACACCTCTCTAGCCTTCAAGAAACCCCTCCAAACTGACGATCCTTGGTTCTCAGTTGCAAGCAAAAAAGAACAATTTGGAAAATACCGAGCTTTCATAAGTTGCACCCAGGGTTTATTAGAGTCCACAAGGATCTCCCACACATGCTTACCCAATAAAGCCACATTATGGTCTCTAGCTTTTCTCAAACCTAAGCCACCAAGTCTCTTTGGGAGAGCAATACGATCCCACCCAGCCAAGTGAATACCACGGCCATCCCTATTTTTCCAAATAAAATTCCTGACAGTAGCATCCAGTTTGTCACACACACCCTGAGGCATCCATACCTGACTCATACAATAGGTTGGCATAGCAGTAAGAACTGATTGTGCCAGAGTTACTCTTCCTGCTCTATTCAAGAGTTTGCACTTCCAACCCGCCAAGCGAGAATTAATtctatcaaaaataaaattaaaatcctGCTTATTAATCCTCTTCTGGAAAATAGGAAAACCCAAATACCTGCCAATATCAGAAGTAAATTGAAAGCCAGCAATACCAAcaattctgttttttttctGGGTACTCAGCCCTGCATACCCCAAGATTTTGGATTTCGCTTCATTAACCTTCAAGCCTGATGCATTACAAAAATTATCTAGCAGCTCCTTTAAGCAAGCCACTTGGCTGTCCTTCGCTTTAACAAAGAGAAGAACATCATCTGCAAAAAAGAGATGGGACAAACCAGGGCCATTTCGAACCGTACAAATGGGATCCCACCTCCCCTCCTGAACTGCAGTAGAAATCGCAGAACTGAACCTTTCCATGCAAAGAACAAAGAGATATGGAGATAGAGGGTCCCCTTGACGAAGTCCCCGCTTTGCAGCAAACGACTGCAATCGCTCACCATTCCACAAAATAGATAACTGAGATGTTGTAACACAATGCATAATGAGATCCACAAGAGAAGGTGGGAAGGCAAAAGCCACCAAAGTTTCCCTCAAGAAACGCCAGTCAACCCGATCATAAGCCTTCTCAAGATCAAGTTTAAACACCAAGTTTCCGTTTTTCCTGCGGCCCTTTTGTTGATGATGCACTATCTCCTGAAGGGCAATAGCATTATCACTAGTGCTCCTTCCAGGGATAAAACTACTCTGCATAGGGCTAATAATCTCATTAAGGATAGGCCTGATTCTATTCACAATAATTTTTGTGATGAGCTTATAAATCACGTTGCACAAACTGATAGGCCTGAAATCCTTAAAAGAGATGGGGCAATCCAATTTTGGGATGAGAGCTATAAGAGTTTCCCCTAGAGCAGGATCAAACTGTTTAGTCTGAAAAGCATTTTTAACACACTGATAAACTGCATCACCTACCACATCCCAATATGTTTTGTAGAAGAAAGCATGAAAACCATCTGACCCTGGAGCTTTGAATGACCCCATGTGCTGAAGAGCCATATAGACCTCATCTTTGGTGACTTCTCGCTCAAGATCCGGAATAAAATGCGCAGGGATAGGGAGCAATCCCGGAGTTGGCAAGCAGGATGTATCCACCTCAACTGTTTCTGCAAACAAAGATTTAAAGTAGTCAATAGCGCCTTGCTGAAGAGTTTCTACGTCATCACACCAAACTCCGTTTGGGAGATTAAGCCCCAAAATGCGGTTTCTCTTCCTGCGAATAACAGTTTGAGCATGAAAGAAAGCTGTGTTCCGATCTCCATATTTAACCCATTTTTCTCTAGATTTTTGGAACCATAACATTTCTTCTTGGGCCAAGATCTCATTATATTCTTTCTTGAGACTATTAAGTGAATGTAGTAACGCCACCGAGTCCACTGTTTCAAGTCTCAATTGAATCGACGCCATACAATTCTCAATATGCCTCTTACGCCGGAAAATGTTGCCAAAAGTCTTCTTATTAAATTCTATAGAATCGGTTTTCACCTCATGAAGAGCCGTCAGCACATCCGGCCCTCCTTTCTGCCAAGCCTCTTGAACAACATCACCATATAGAGGATGCATAGCCCAGGCTGCTTCAAATCGGAATGGTCGATTCCCCATATTCTCAATTTTTCTCCCACACCGAAGAAGAATGGGACTATGGTCTGAATGGAGTCTGGGAAGGACCTCAATTCCACCCTCCGGGAAAGCCACACGCCAAGGAAGAGAAGCCACAGCACGATCAAGTCGTTTGTGGACAGGAGCCTGACCTTGACAGTGTCGGAACCAAGTGAAAGCCATACCAGTTGCACCAATATCCACCAAGTTGCAAGAATTCAGATTATCAAGAAACGTCTGCGCTCTTGAATGAGAAAAAATACCACCACGTTGTTCGGTTGAGGCCAAGGTGTCATTGAAATCACCCACTAAAACCCATGGAGTAGAGATCGTAGAAGCCACACCCCGCAGATGATTCCAGAGAAACTGTCTATTAATGGGAATAGGGCTCGCATATACTCCTGAACAAACCCATTGAAGATTGCCAATAGAGATGGATAAGGTAATAACCTGAGCATGAGAGGCCAAAACACTCACAGAACCAGCTATATCATTCAGTGCCAGCGCCCAGATTCCCCCCGCTTGGCCTTGAGCCTCTTCAATAGCAACAGAACTGTAGCCTAGTTTAGTCCAGAAATTTTGAAGACGGCTGAATTGGACATGAGTTTCCagaataaaacaaatatttGGCTTATGTTTCTTCAGCATCTCTTTTAAATTCCTCTTAGATACTGCATTTGCGGCACCACGCACATTCCATGAGAGAACATTGAAATCTGGTTGTACAATcattaaaaacaatttaaaCGCGAACCAGAACACACAGCAATCCGATGCTACGTTGTGCTAATGTTGGGCTCCTGCCCAGGCGCAATCTCATCCGTGCTAATTGACTCTGTAGGCTGCACTCCACATGCCACTTCCATCTCATGATCACCTCCCTGTGAGTTATCAGGAGGACGAGACCCATAAGCTACTGCCGATTGGGTTCCTGCCTTAAAAACACCATCTATCATCTCTGTAGCCATGGGACAAACTGGCACAGGAGCTTGTTGATTGTCCCCTGTCCGTTGAACCTGTTCGCGGACTTTGGCCCCAGTATCTTTTTCTACGTTTATTATTTGACTTGTTGATCCCATGTGAAAATTTGGAACAGATCCCAACAGGTTTGAATTTTGGGTCTTGGCATTATCTTTTTCTGCTCTAGTGGGTCCCTCTTTCCGTTTCTTAATCCACACTTTTTCCCCAACAAATTTCCCTTGCCTAGTGTGGTCCCTACCTGTCTCCTCCTGCTGCTTGCCCTTATTAATATCATCCTCAATAGCCACGTGCGTTGACTTCCCCTGAGGAGCCAGGATACCATTCCCTTTTAATTCCTGATTTGGTGGAGCTTTATTTTTTTCCATTACTGTCTGGAGATTCTTTCCATTACTTGGCTGATTCTTAGGGCCACGTTTCTTCTTTGTAACAACCATCCATTCTCCTAAAATTTCACAATCTGCATCTGGCATATTATGTGGCTTCTCCATAATAAACACATCATTGACCATTAAACCCCCAggaataattccctgagaatcCGCCCCCATGAGTACATCAGTTTCTATGTTTTGCGAATTATCCTCCTGAATGTTCGCTCCAGCCGTCGGTGCACTAGGGTTTGGCGTATCTTGCTGGCTTTGTGACGGCGGCGCCTCCTGTTCCTTTAGCATGGCAGTTGGTGTACCTGAGGTGCAATCTCTTCCCCTGTGTCCATAGCAACCACACTTGGAGCAGATGATGTGCAATCCCTCATACTCAACCTTGTACCAGAATCCCTCAATGCAGATTTTGCCAATCACAGGTTTAGCTAGATCCAACTCCACACATATCCTTGCAAACTTTCCCCGCTCCGCTCGAAGCGTATTGCCATCCACTCGTATAGGTTTTCCCACTGCAGTAGCCACGCCAAGAAGGAAACTCTCATCATAGAACACCACATTTAGTCCTGGAATGCGAATCCACGCAAGAGTTTTTGAGACTTTTGCCAGAGGTGACAAGAAATCCTTATTCCATGTAGACACTGCTAGATAATGATCAAATATCATCCAAGGCCCACCCTCCATAACCTTTGTTCTGTCAGCGGCAAGATCAAATTTCACCATAAAGAAACCATTGTCAATGTCTAGCAGATCAAAATCAGCCGTAAGTCTCCACACTGCTGAGAGGCGAGACTTCATGGTTCTATAGCCCAACTTCTTTCCCAGTAGTGATACTACCAAAGCTTCTTGCCATGGATAGCACAACTCCTTGATCGCATCCGCATCTGTGATCACTTGTGGCAGCATAGGGTTGTCATTATAGTGAACGATCTTCATCTTTCCTTGTTCAACCAAGCTAACAGCTGTCTTGGCTGGGGGTGCTACCTTTCCCCCTAGCAATTTGTCTCGAAAGGACGTCTTCCCCCAGGCTTGATTTGCCCCACTGCCTTGTTGTTGCGAACGAAGAAGGCCATCGCCTTCTGAGAAAGCCtccataaaccctagcagagtctATATTCACTGGAGCTGAGAGTAGAGTGATTTTTAGAATCAAAGTTTTTTGCaagaattaatatatttaaaaggACAGTTTTGCATTtacacaattttaaaaataaaaaatctatttttaaataaattacatAGACTTAAATaattagtaaaaaataaaaaaatattaaaaaataaaaatgaactaTTCtgatttatctatatatatttttaacagACTAATATGTGTAActaaatttttttgaaactctAAAATTGGGCTATAAGCTagataaattaagaaaatatgacCAATATTTTAATGAATAACAAAGATAATATAAACCAAGTTATAAATCTTCCAGTAGTCATCTTACTTATTGCCATCCATTCGGCCAGTGTAAATCACTCCAATAGTTTTCATTATTAGGTAACAAGAGTTTTTGTTCTTTTACGATCAAACATATAAAATCCATTGGGCAACATGGTATCTAATCCCAACTTGAACAGAGCAAGCACTTCTTATGGAGGTTCGCTGTATTTCAAGATATGCATACATATAATTCATTATATTTAACAACTTGAAATATCTCCCACACATTATATGTTGCAAGTTGAATTGATGGATTTATTAAACAATATTAATTATCTAgatgcatgtatgcaaaatgcaATGCTTCTAGCCTCACTCATGAATCATGATTCAACAATATTACATACCTCATATCAGAAACTCAGAATCACATGTCTTCACGCTACTGATTTTTGGGCCGCCACTAGGAAAGATTTTCCTACATAAGTTGTCGGAATAATTTGTTATAATAATCAATTAATAATCAATAATATAGTAATAGTGGATGATTGATTGAGTTGGATCCATTCATCCAATGGTACGCCGTTTTCCACGTGTCAGATGAGGTGTCTGGAACTTGCTCGATGTTTACCATCTGATCTGCTATAAAAGCCATCAATTTCCATTATTAACTCCTAAATATCAGAACCAAAGCACCAATCTAATAAGCGTGGTTTCGTGCTTCAGTTTTTCATAGAAGGAGCTTTCCAATCCTTCCTGGAATGCAGTGCTTCTTCTCTTGTTGAATCCATTGCTTTGTTTGTTGAGTTTTCCAGCTCTCTCTCGTGTATACGTGAAGGTATGTTATAGTTCAGTTTTTTCTTGGTAGTTATCATGATAATTTAATCTCAACGAGCCGTGAGACTAATTACTCGTCTTAGTATTTATGCATTAAGTTTTATGTTATTCGTTACAaatgttttttctattcatAAAAATTGTAATCtacaactaactacttaaacgaGGAAGTGCGAAATTAttgaactttttcttttttgagttttatttttcGGTGACAAAACTGTCCTCGTACCTTGTAGAAACTCCTACGTGGTAGAATCATCTATTTTATTAGGAAGAGGTGTTGCCGCTGAAAATACTTTTATGGCAAACATCAAAAAGCATGACAACAATACTTTCCTTTTTGGTTCCTATTTATCCATTTAATTTGTGAATACGATGATGCTAAGCACCACTTCAACACAGTGGGTTCCTCCTTCACTAGTTCCACATCGCAATCAATCTAGTTTCTGCTTAACCTTTCCAATCCATCATCATCGTTCTCATGATAACTCTCTAGGTATACCTTCAGAAcaacttaacaatttaattacTATTCATATGATGTGTTAATATTCTAGTTCAAAAGTTTCGGGGTTCTGTAGAGTCAgtagtctcacattgactagagatatgatatAGATAGCTTTTATAAGCGTAGAACAACTCCCAtatcttgagctagctttttgATTGAGTCAGAGTTCAGACCTCTCAAATTCTAATATGTAGCAACATCCAATGGTTATAATTTTCTAATCTTTATGCtgcagttttgtgatccttAAGCTAGCTTTTAGGTTGAGTTAGTTAGACCTCTTAATTTCTAATATGTAgcaaattttataaattttaatctCTTGGAACATTCAATAGTTGTAATTTTCTAATCTTTACACTCTAGTTTTGTGATACAGTgatattctttttctttttatgttttatgCATATAACATGTTTGTCTTATGGTCCTTAATGTTTGCTCTGGTGACACAGTGATCAAGTGTTTGAAGATGACGGTCACACCTAAGATCTCTGTTAACGATGGGAACCTGGTTGTCCATGGCAAGACCATATTGACTGGGGTGCCTGACAACGTTGTGCTGACTCCAGGATCTGGGAAGGGCCTTGTTGCTGGTGCATTTGTTGGTGCTACAGCTTCACATAGCAAATGCCTTCATGTTTTCCCCATGGGTGTTTTACAGTAAGTTCTTGCTCTCACAACTAATTCACATATGCCACTCTTTTCTATTGTGTCCTGTTGTTAACAGAAACTCATGTACCTGCTTTTTAGTTGACAATCCTAAGTTTATTTCACTGCTTGAAATTATGTGAGTGGTTTGGATTATTTAGTTTATAGACTTCATTGTCAGAAAGTTTATAATAACCTTCAGAAATGAATTCATGTTTAAATGATTTGAGGTGATGAATAAACAGGATCAATTTTGATGTTAATGACTTGGTGTTACTCATATTATCTTCTACTTGAAATTCAATTCACTTCTTGCTCTTACATCTAGATTTAGTGTCAGACATGATGCTTTAAATTGAGGTTGGTTATTCTAGGTTAAGTATAAAATCTTAAAAAATTTGATTGCAGTACATTAACCTGGATGGTGTATTTTTTATTGGTAACCATGATTATGCTAAACTATTATTTGTTATGAAACTTAGTTGGACTACTGGCTTGACTCTTGATGAATTGGCGTGAGTGCATTGAGTTTACTAATTTTTGTTGCACTTCATGTACAGGGGACAACGGTTCATGTGTCTTTTCCGGTTCAAGTTATGGTGGATGACGCAAAGAATGGGAACTTGTGGGAGGGATGTCCCTCTAGAGACTCAATTCATGCTTATCGAAAGCAAAGACAGCGAAGGTGATGAGGAGAATTCTCCTACCATCTACACTGTCTTGCTTCCTCTCCTAGAGGGTCCATTCCGAGCTGTTCTACAAGGCAATGACAAAAACGAGATAGAGATATGCCTCGAGAGTGGTGAGTAACTCTTGGTTATGCATATGGTTTAGTGAAGGCTGCATCAAACACAGCATTTATTTCATAGTTTAGTGCTATGTCTGCTGTTAATTCAGTTCCTTCCAGTCATCCAAAAGTTGAAGGTCTCACCACCTGAAAATATGGGGTGGAGCCGTCATCAATGCAAATAGAATTGGACTGGATAAACTACTCGATGACTATCAATCAATTGAATCATACAAATGGAGTTTATAGCTTtggagaaaaatatatatagggtGGCGTCCCAAAACTACCCTTTTGGTATGTGGTATGGTTTTGCAGGGGACTCTGCTGTTGAGACTAACCAAGGCCTTCACACGGTTTACTTGCATGCTGGGACCAACCCTTTTGAAGTCATCAACCAAGCTGTCAAGTAAGATATTTTCTTCCCCTTTGTCTGGCTACTATGTTTTTGTGCTACTGTCCCTATGATCTTCTTAACCCATAAAAGCCGCACGTTGTCTTGTCTTATTTAGTTAGAACTTATTCTTCATTTGGTGAATATCAGAATATGTATATGGAAGTTTTACTGACtcctttatattttatttttcaagggCTGTGGAAAAGTACTTGCAAACTTTTGTTCACCGTGAGAAGAAAAGAGTAAGACCTTCTTCCTTGCAGTGTTACTAATGTTTATGCTGAGTTAATATCTATTGGATATCGTCACCTTGTTTTGTTGATTTTATGCAGTTGCCATCTTTTGTTGACTGGTTTGGCTGGTGTACATGGGATGCTTTCTATACAGATGTCACAGCTGAGGGTGTTGAGGAAGGCCTGAACAGGTAAATAGTGAGAGAAATTGTACATTGTGTTTGTTTTagatgaatgaagaagatggtgTTTAAAGGTTAGCTAGACACTGAAATTTGTTCAACATGACTGCAGCTTATCTAAGGGAGGTACACCTCCACGGTTCCTCATCATAGATGATGGTTGGCAACAGATTGAAAGTAAACAAAAGGATGCTGATTGCGTTGTACAAGAAGGAGCACAGTAAGATTTCTGTGTTTCTATGACTATTAACAATTTTCTGTTGTCAATTCAATTACCTATATCTCAATTATCCATACTAATATACATATTTAAAGtagttatatttttttgtaattGATCTCAGTAAAGAACTTGCAATTGATAACTTGAAATTGTAATGATTGCAGGTTTGCTACAAGGTTGACTGGTATCAAAGAAAACACTAAATTTCAAAAGAATGGACAGAACAGCGAGCAAACATCAGGTCTCAAGCATCTTGTAGAAGGAGTAAAGAAGCATCACAATGTGAAGTATGGTCTTTGATCATTAAAAACTTCTGATGTAGTGCATTTTCTTTTCTACAGTAGTGCTTCGTCACATGAGGGAATTAATATTTGGCAAGTATCTCGCCTAATTAATCTTCTGAATTCTTCCTTTGTTGGACAGAAATGTTTATGTATGGCATGCTCTAGCTGGTTATTGGGGTGGTGTGAAGCCAGCAGCAGTTGGCATGGAACATTATGACACTGCCTTGGCATATCCAGTCCAGTCACCTGGTGTACTTGGAAACCAACCAGACATTGTCATGGACAGCTTGGCTGTACATGGTTTAGGCCTAGTGCACCCAAAAAAGGTTTTCAATTTCTACAATGAGCTCCATGCTTACTTAGTTTCGTGTGGAGTGGATGGAGTGAAGGTTGATGTGCAGAACATCATTGAGACCCTTGGTGCTGGACACGGTGGCAGAGTCTCACTCACACGCAGCTATCATCATGCGCTGGAGGCTTCCATTGCTCGTAACTTTGCCGACAATGGATGCATTGCGTGCATGTGTCACAATACTGATGGACTTTATTGTTCGAAGCAGACCGCTGTTGTGAGAGCCTCTGATGATTTTTACCCTCATGATCCTGCTTCCCACACCATCCATATTTCATCTGTTGCATACAACTCTCTCTTCCTTGGAGAATTTATGCAAACAGATTGGGACATGTTCCATGTAAGTATAACTCAAGTGCTGTTAAATCGTAATTTAGTCAGTGCctgttttttccttttcaaaagcTATAAAGTTTTTCTTCATgctaatagattttttttttgtaatttcagAGTTTACACCCAGCAGCAGAGTATCATGCTGCGGCTCGTGCAATTGGTGGATGTCCAATTTATGTTAGGTACAGTCATAGCCACAATTTGCACATTTATTTTTCTGCTTTTAGATGAAACTGGCTTGTTCATAACTGGTATTTTTGTATTTATGACGATTTACAGTGACAAGCCAGGTAATCACAATTTCGATCTCCTGAAGAAGCTAGTTCTCCCGGATGGTTCGGTTATCCGTGCTCAGTTACCGGGAAGGCCTACCCGTGACTCTCTCTTTGTTGATCCAGCGAGAGATGGGACTAGGTTTGTTTTCTTAACCCTAGTATCTGTGTTCCTTCTAAAGCCATGTTccttgaaaataaaattgaagacAGTTGACTCATTTCACTAAATTGCAATTTCCAGCATGCTCAAAATATGGAACTTGAACAAGTGCAGTGGAGTTGTTGGTGTGTTTAACTGCCAAGGTGCTGGATGGTGCAAGGTTGAGAAGAAAACTCGCATCCATGATGCATCTCCTGGTACACTCAGTGGCTCTGTTTGTGCCTCTGATGTTGACCTCATCCCCCAAGTTGCTGGTCTTGAATGGTCTGGCGAGACTATTGTTTATGCTTATAGATCAGGTACTATTAATATTCTTTTTGGTAATCAGTTACTATGAATTTAATACATGAGTAGGAAGATGAATTCAATTCTCTCTTTCAAGATGGGCAAATCATCATGTGTGTAGAAGGGTTATGAATTATGATGTACTTTTGTTGACTTTGATGTCTGGTAGAGTAATCCTCTTCCTTATTTATTTCAGGTGAGGTTATTCGGCTACCAAAAGGAGTTTCTGTTCCAGTGACACTAAGAGTTTTGGAGTTTGAACTTTTCCATTTCTGTCCAATCCATGTAAGTTTATACTAATATGATATTTCCTTGGATTTTGGATTCCTGCTTTTGGTCTAAACACTAACCTATCCTTTGTTTATTGAACAGGAAATAGCACCAGGTATTTCCTTTGCAGCAATAGGGCTACTGGATATGTTTAACACTGGAGGAGCTGTGGAGCAGGTTGAAATCAACAAACCAGAACTATTTGATGGTGAGGTGAGTTCTAACACAGCAACTATTGCTCTgaaagtcagaggaaatggcAGATTTGGGGTATACTCCTCCCAGAGCCCGTTGAAGTGTGCAGTAGATGGCAGTGAAACCGACTTTTTCTATGACTCAGAGACAGGGTTGACAACCTTCTTGATCCCAGTTCCTTCAGAGGAGTTGTATAGATGGTCAATAGAGATCCAAGTTTAAGTCACCAATCATTAACACTAGGCATTAAGTGCATTGTTTAGGGAGATGGGTTTTGTTGTAATATTCGACATTTGGTACTATGTAGCTAAGGGTGGGGGAAATGCCTTGGTTGCAAtgtcaaatgtataattaagaGTAGCGTGTCATCCGTGGGGAGAGAAATCATGTTGTTTGCCCATTATGTGTTTGTTTCTTTTGAATAAAAAGTTCACATCAAGTGGTTGAGTATGGTCCAGTTTGGTTTTTGTTTTGTGCATGTGGAGTCTTATTGTCTCATGGTTATCAAGAGGTTGATTAATAAAGATTGTCCAAgcatgtacttttttttttataggcaaatgttagtggttagttgttagtaagttagaaaatccctttaaattttcctaccaggattcgaaccctgaaccttctcctcccAACCCTTATGTTCAAGCATGTACTTGTGGGGCTTATTTTTAGGGACATTTTTAGATTAGTCTCTTCGTTTTTGTCTCTTTCTTTTGTTGATGTATTGTGTGATGCTAGTAAGGTAGGTGATTATCTGTCCAAACACTCCCTTGTTCATGTTGATGAGGTTTGGCTAGATAAACTTCGTCATTGTTTTCAATCCATTTTATTTTTCGAATGTTaattctgtttttctttttgtatatCGGAAAGATGAATTGCATTTTTTAGGGAGTGATTCATGGACCTCCCACACTCAACCCACATGTCTCCTAGCTCTTACTACTTAGTTATCATTCGGGGACGAATACTAATTCTTTAAGTTAATGAAATTACTTTATATTTttcatataatatatataatatgaaatATGTTTGATTACTACTTTCATTAATATTTTGCAATGCAAGAGAGAAAAGTGGGGAATTGAAATTCTGATATTattcactaatttttttttttgattaagATATTATTCACTAATTGATACAACtgggaggttttttttttgaaactggatAATATATTAAGAAAAATCAAGTTGTCACAGAGGCTATTACATCTGCATGAATTAAAGACTCCAACTCCGGCGGCACCTCCTCAATCCAAGCCGAGTTATGACAAAAGACAAACTAAAGTGAAAAAACGATGAGACCAAGTCTCTACAATCACTAATGACAGAAAATAAATAGGAATCGCCACCCTTTGCCTTCATCCAAGTATCAAAAAGCTGTAAACAATCTGTTTCAAGGCACACCGTTTGGAATCCAAGATCCTTGGCCAAAGAGAGCGACCAATGGAAAGCTAAAGCCTCTGCAATAATTGATGAGGTAGCATCGATAGGAAACGCCACTGCAGCGGCCATAACTTGAGCTAAATTGTTCCTCGCTATAAATCCAAGACCTGTAGGAGCACTATGAACCCATGGagcatcaaaattaattttaatacatTCCTCACCAGGTCTGGTCCAAGAGTTCCGTGCTAGCAATCCATTCTCCACCGGTGGCCGCACCAAAACGCCTTCCTCTGCTATCGAGAGCAAGTTGTTGAACCGTGCCATAAAGCCTGTGAACTCCGGTACCTTCTGTTGATAAATCACGACCTTACGAAGCTCCCAAATCACATACAGAAAGGTGAAGCATAACCCCGTCAAATGGTCATCCTGCTGGTCGAAAATTTGCTGCAAAAAATCTGCAGGGATGTCGCTCGACCGGAACCGCACGCCCATGGGTGAAGCAAACCACCATCTTGCAACAACCGGGCACAAGAAGAGAACATGAACAATGGTTTCTGGATGCACACCACAGAATGGACATTCTTCCTCAACTTGCATCCCCCGAACACAGAGAGCACATCTCACTGGGACAATATTCTTTGCCACCCTCCAAGCTACTTCATTACACCGAGGGAGAGCATCAACGGCCCATAAAGTCTTCCAGAAACGAGCATGGGGCAGTT
This is a stretch of genomic DNA from Lotus japonicus ecotype B-129 chromosome 1, LjGifu_v1.2. It encodes these proteins:
- the LOC130725188 gene encoding uncharacterized protein LOC130725188 — translated: MPVWNRDLVELVFWPPTAHEILQIFLPMRPASDVLFWPLTSDGGYTTKSAYGFIRQRRIRIEASSSSGQLPHARFWKTLWAVDALPRCNEVAWRVAKNIVPVRCALCVRGMQVEEECPFCGVHPETIVHVLFLCPVVARWWFASPMGVRFRSSDIPADFLQQIFDQQDDHLTGLCFTFLYVIWELRKVVIYQQKVPEFTGFMARFNNLLSIAEEGVLVRPPVENGLLARNSWTRPGEECIKINFDAPWVHSAPTGLGFIARNNLAQVMAAAVAFPIDATSSIIAEALAFHWSLSLAKDLGFQTVCLETDCLQLFDTWMKAKGGDSYLFSVISDCRDLVSSFFHFSLSFVITRLGLRRCRRSWSL